The proteins below are encoded in one region of Mangifera indica cultivar Alphonso chromosome 7, CATAS_Mindica_2.1, whole genome shotgun sequence:
- the LOC123220433 gene encoding F-box/kelch-repeat protein SKIP20-like, translating into MTQLADRNLIPGLPDEIAMECLIRVPYKFHSNMKSVCHTWQNLLSSLSFYQERIKSGTAEQLVCQIQPLPSPCPHLEGEAEEEDSTLVVSEFPRIGNIKKEDEDQQQQDHRHQQQQQVQEINNSPLQYGLSVYNCDNQTWQRIRPKFGSGNSKTWGIPMFCQCVTLQSRGKLLLLGGWDPATLEPVPNVYVLDMVKGPSWRRAAPMLVARSFFACAVVGGSKVYVAGGHDNQKNALKSAEVYDVEADEWRMLPEMEEERDECQGMSWDGDDRFWVVSGYGTESQGRFRADAECYNPATGIWSKVAGVWPFPSISPRGTTTPIASNNSSTKGKQCHCLWFLSKEQLILQQQRHGEVNLIAKEYEEEERKWKMVSSIVGLPNTITGTSPCVSVTRLGDFAKGNNKCEQRMFVMTGNGSRGTSSSSAEATCSECEGEGAFIMERDNKNGNTKWTHVHMPAGFSGFPYSASHILI; encoded by the coding sequence atgACACAACTTGCAGACAGGAACTTGATTCCAGGCCTACCTGATGAGATAGCCATGGAGTGTTTAATAAGAGTCCCGTATAAATTCCATTCCAATATGAAATCAGTTTGCCACACTTGGCAAAATTTGCTCTCTAGCCTTTCATTTTATCAGGAAAGGATTAAATCTGGCACTGCTGAACAACTTGTCTGCCAAATCCAGCCTCTTCCTTCTCCCTGTCCACACTTAGAGggagaagcagaagaagaagattcaACTCTTGTTGTTTCTGAGTTTCCAAGAATCGGAAACATcaagaaagaagatgaagaccAACAGCAACAAGACCACCGccatcaacaacaacaacaagtTCAAGAGATTAACAACAGCCCACTTCAATATGGACTGAGTGTTTATAACTGCGACAATCAAACATGGCAAAGGATAAGGCCAAAGTTTGGTTCAGGTAATAGTAAAACATGGGGAATTCCAATGTTTTGTCAGTGTGTTACACTTCAATCTCGTGGAAAGCTATTGCTTTTAGGTGGTTGGGACCCTGCAACACTTGAACCAGTTCCTAATGTGTATGTTCTTGACATGGTTAAAGGCCCCAGTTGGAGGCGTGCTGCCCCTATGTTAGTTGCCCGTTCTTTCTTTGCTTGTGCGGTGGTTGGGGGGAGTAAAGTTTATGTGGCAGGAGGGCATGACAATCAGAAGAATGCTCTAAAATCAGCAGAAGTTTATGATGTGGAGGCTGATGAGTGGAGGATGTTGCCTGAAATGGAAGAGGAAAGAGATGAATGTCAAGGGATGTCTTGGGATGGTGATGACAGATTCTGGGTTGTGAGTGGCTATGGCACTGAAAGCCAAGGGAGATTCAGGGCTGATGCTGAATGTTATAATCCGGCAACTGGGATTTGGTCTAAAGTTGCTGGGGTTTGGCCGTTTCCTAGTATTAGCCCCAGAGGCACCACAACTCCAATTGCTTCCAATAATAGCAGCACCAAGGGAAAGCAATGCCACTGTCTGTGGTTCTTGTCAAAAGAGCAACTAATATTGCAGCAACAACGACATGGGGAAGTGAATTTAATTGCAAAAGAGTATGAAGAGGAGGAGAGGAAATGGAAAATGGTGAGTTCAATTGTTGGACTTCCCAATACCATAACTGGGACATCTCCATGTGTTAGTGTTACCAGGCTTGGAGACTTTGCCAAAGGTAATAATAAGTGTGAGCAGAGGATGTTTGTGATGACTGGAAATGGAAGTAGAGggacatcatcatcatcagctGAAGCAACATGCAGTGAATGTGAAGGAGAGGGAGCTTTCATAATGGAGAGAGATAATAAGAATGGTAACACAAAGTGGACTCATGTGCACATGCCTGCTGGCTTTTCTGGCTTCCCATACTCTGCTTCTCACATCCTTATCTAA
- the LOC123220432 gene encoding cysteine protease ATG4-like, with product MKGFREKVVASKFSSKSVVDTSNSASTSSASELGSGEVKISKGSLLSGFLTSAFSIFETYSESSVPEKKAGHSKSNGWAATVKRVVTAGSMRRIHDRVLGPSRTGIISSTSEIWLLGVCYKIAHEESTSNEANGNGLVAFNQDFSSRILITYRKGFDAIRDSKFTTDGGWGCMLRSSQMLVAQALLFHRLGRSWRKPSQKPFDFEYLEILHLFGDSEVSPFSIHNLLQAGKNYGLAAGSWVGPYAMCRTWESLARCKREETDLECLPLPMAVYVVSGDEDGERGGAPVVCVEDAAKHCFEFSKGQHDWTPILLLVPLVLGLEKLNPRYIPSLRVTFTFPQSLGIMGGKPGASTYIVGVQEDSALYLDPHDVQPVVNVSRDSLEVDTSSYHCDVVRHIYLGSIDPSLAIGFYCQDKDAFDDFCSRASKLADESDGAPLFTVTQTHKKPVNHGDVFDHTSGIREDDSLGAVLMNDSEGNAHEDDWQLL from the exons ATGAAGGGTTTTCGTGAGAAGGTGGTGgcatcaaaattttcttctaaaagtGTAGTTGATACTTCTAATAGTGCTTCGACATCCTCCGCCTCAGAGCTGGGATCCGGTGAGGTTAAAATATCTAAGGGTTCTTTGTTGTCGGGCTTCTTAACATCAGCTTTCTCAATCTTCGAAACTTATAGTGAGTCATCGGTTCCTGAAAAGAAGGCAGGTCATAGTAAAAGTAATGGGTGGGCAGCAACTGTGAAGCGGGTAGTGACTGCTGGCTCAATGAGGAGAATACACGATCGTGTACTAGGGCCCAGCAGGACTGGAATTATCAGCTCAACTAGTGAGATATGGCTTCTTGGTGTTTGCTATAAGATTGCACATGAGGAGTCCACTAGCAATGAAGCTAATGGCAATGGATTAGTTGCATTTAACCAAGATTTTTCATCAAGGATTCTGATAACTTATCGTAAAG GTTTTGATGCTATTAGGGATTCAAAGTTTACAACTGATGGGGGCTGGGGTTGCATGCTTCGAAGCAGTCAGATGCTTGTTGCTCAG GCTTTGCTTTTTCATCGGTTGGGAAGATCTTGGAGAAAGCCTTCTCAAAAG ccatttgattttgaatatctTGAGATCTTGCATCTTTTTGGTGACTCTGAGGTATCACCTTTTTCTATTCACAATCTTCTTCAAGCTGGAAAGAATTATGGTCTTGCCGCTGGGTCATGGGTGGGCCCATATGCCATGTGTCGAACATGGGAATCTCTAGCCCGCTGTAAGAGAGAGGAAACTGATCTTGAGTGCCTGCCACTTCCCATGGCTGTGTATGTGGTTTCTGGTGATGAAGATGGAGAGCGTGGTGGAGCTCCGGTAGTCTGTGTTGAAGATGCCGCTAAACATTGTTTCGAGTTTTCAAAAGGTCAACATGACTGGACTCCAATTCTTCTTCTAGTTCCTTTGGTTCTTGGACTTGAAAAGCTGAACCCCAG GTATATCCCATCATTGCGAGTAACATTCACCTTCCCTCAGAGCCTTGGCATTATGGGTGGGAAACCTGGTGCCTCAACCTACATTGTCGGAGTGCAAGAAGATAGTGCTTTATACCTTGATCCACATGATGTTCAGCCG GTAGTCAATGTAAGCAGGGATAGTTTAGAGGTTGACACTTCATCTTACCACTGTGA TGTTGTAAGGCACATTTATCTGGGCTCAATTGATCCATCTCTGGCTATAGGATTCTATTGTCAAGACAAAG ATGCTTTTGATGATTTTTGCTCCCGGGCATCCAAGCTAGCTGATGAATCAGATGGTGCTCCCTTATTCACTGTAACTCAAACCCATAAAAAACCTGTCAACCATGGTGATGTCTTTGATCATACCAGTGGGATCCGAGAGGATGATTCCTTAGGTGCGGTGCTCATGAATGATTCAGAGGGCAATGCACATGAGGATGACTGGCAACTCCTTTGA
- the LOC123220730 gene encoding histone-lysine N-methyltransferase ASHH3 gives MPATKKTNTDIIGDVFEKLMRRIGRPVEFELPDEFIKCRPTPYTFIKRNIYLTKKIKKRLEDDGIFCSCTASPGSSGVCDRDCHCGMLLSSCSSGCKCGDLCLNKPFQHRPVKKMKLVKTEKCGSGIVADEDIKRGEFVIEYVGEVIDDKTCEERLWKMKHRGETNFYLCEINRDMVIDATYKGNKSRYINHSCCPNTEMQKWIIDGETRIGIFATRDIKKGEHLTYDYQFVQFGADQDCHCGAIGCRRKLGVKPSKPKISSDATLKFVACQIYQNGGLHTASSQSAQNRVCPQCCIGKVIRLSRPPDSYFGIIRRFDKYSRQHTIMFEDGTVDFLDMSKEIWEVATF, from the exons ATGCCTGCTACCAAGAag ACTAATACTGACATCATTGGCGATGTCTTTGAAAAGTTAATGCGCCGGATTGGGCGCCCTGTCGAGTTTGAACTTCCGGATGAGTTCATCAAGTGCAGGCCAACTCCCTACACCTTCATTAAGCGCA ACATATATCTCACGAAGAAGATTAAAAAGCGTCTTGAGGATGATGGCATTTTCTGCTCTTGCACTGCATCGCCAGGTTCTTCTGGTGTTTGTGATAGAGATTGCCATTGTGG GATGCTACTATCTAGTTGCTCCTCAGGCTGCAAATGTGGGGATTTATGCCTTAACAAACCCTTCCAGCACCGACctgtgaagaaaatgaaattagtaAAG ACAGAGAAATGTGGATCTGGGATTGTGGCAGATGAAGATATTAAACGAGGAGAGTTTGTAATTGAATACGTTGGAGAAG TTATTGATGACAAAACATGTGAGGAAAGACTTTGGAAAATGAAACACCGTGGAGAAACTAATTTCTATTTGTGTGAGATCAATAGAGACATGGTAATTGATGCCACGTACAAGGGAAACAAGTCAAGATACATCAACCATAGTTGCTGCCCCAATACTGAGATGCAGAAATG GATAATTGATGGTGAAACAAGAATAGGAATCTTTGCAACCCGTGACATAAAAAAGGGCGAACATCTGACCTATGATTATCA GTTTGTTCAATTTGGTGCAGATCAAGATTGTCATTGTGGAGCTATAGGCTGTAGGAGGAAGCTGGGGGTAAAACCTAGCAAGCCCAAGATATCTTCTGATGCAACATTAAAGTTTGTAGCTTGCCAG ATTTATCAGAATGGAGGTTTGCATACAG CGAGTTCTCAATCTGCTCAAAATCGAGTATGCCCGCAATGTTGCATTGGCAAAGTGATTAGATTATCTCGTCCACCTGATAG TTATTTTGGGATTATCAGACGATTTGATAAGTACAGCAGACAACATACG ATCATGTTTGAAGATGGTACTGTTGACTTTCTAGACAtgtctaaagaaatttgggaagtTGCAACTTTCTGA